The segment CCGCGATCCCCGGTTCTTCGGTGCGCCGCATGATCAGCGTGCCTGCAAAATTGCCGCGCGGTGTGGCCCATGACCGCCCCCTGCGCCCGCGTGCCGCCGTCTGTTCCAGCGCAAGGATCCATGTCGGACCGGTGAGCGAGGGCAGCATCCGCGCCGCCTCCGCCAAGGTGCTATCCACCACATCCAGCACGTGGCGCGCATAGCCTGCGGGCCAGCCGCTCATGCCGATCTCATTCTAGAGAAACCTGAAAGAGGGGACTGCACCCGCAGCCCGCTCAATTCACCAAGGCAGCAGCAGCAGACAGTGCCGCGGTTTCGACACCGAACATATTGATGATTCCGAAGATCATGATCAGCGCGGAAACCGACAGGAACACCGGCAGAATGCGACCGGACGAGGTGTCCAGCTGCTCCGAGCGCTCCTCGCCAAAGTACATGAAGAACACGATGCGCAGGTAATAATAGGCCCCGATCACCGACGCGATCACACCGGCAATCGCCAGCCATGCCAGACCCGCATCATAAGCGGCGCGCAACACATAGAGCTTACCAAAGAAGCCCAGCATCGGCGGCACACCGGCCAGCGAGAACAACAGAACCAACATCGACAGCGCGCGGCCCGGATGGGCTTTGGCATACATGTTCAGCGATGCGATATCGGTGACGGGCGCGCCGTCCTTCTGCATCATCAGGATGAAGGCAAAGGTGCCGACGTTCATCGTCACATAGATGGCCATGTAGACCAGCATCGCCTGCACGCCGAACGCAGTCCCCGCCGCAAGCCCCATCAGGGCGTAGCCCATATGCGCAATTGAGGAAAACGCCATCAGACGTTTGATATTGGTCTGGCCAATGGCGGCAACAGCACCCAGAAACATCGACAAAAGCGAAAGCAGAGCAACGATCTGGCTCCAGTCGCTGACCGCGTTGCCAAAGGCGTCATGCATCACACGCGCGAACAATGCCATCGCCGCAACCTTTGGGGCCGTGGCAAAGAAGGCGGTGACCGGAGTGGGCGAGCCCTCATAAACGTCAGGTGTCCACATGTGGAACGGCACGGCGGAAACCTTGAACGCCAGCCCCGAGATCAGGAAGACGATCCCGAACAGCATGCCAACCGAGGTGTTCCCCGCCTGCGCGGTCGTGATGATGCCAGAGAACAATGTCGTGCCGGCGTAGCCGTATACCAATGATGCACCGTACAGCAGCAAACCGGAAGACAAGGCACCGAGCACGAAATACTTCAACCCCGCCTCTGTCGAACGTACAGAGTCGCGGCGCAGGGAGGCCACCACATAAAGCGCGAGCGATTGCAGTTCCAGCCCCATGTAAAGCGCCATCAAATCACCAGCGCTGACCATCATCATCATGCCCACAGCGCTGAGCGCCACAAGAATGGGATATTCAAAGCGCAGCAAACCACGTGTGCGCATGTAGCTTTCGGACATGACCAGCACAGCAGCGGCAGACAGCAGGATCGTGACCTTGGCAAACCGTGCAAAGCCGTCCTCGATGAACATGCCGTTGAACGCGACGCGCGTCCCCTCGCCCGTGGTGCCGATCCATGCGGCCAACAGGACAAACACCGCCGCCGTGATCCAGACCAGCAAACCGCCGACCTTATCCTTGGTGGTGTAGACAGCGACAAGAAGCCCCGCCAGCGCAAAGGCAGACAGCAGGATTTCGGGCAGAATGACGTTCAGGTCTGCGGTAATCATCGCATCTATCCTTAGTGTGAAGCAGCGGCGGATTGGACGGTGGTATCAGCCGCCTCTACCGCGCTTGCGTAGTTTTCGACCAATGCCGTCACGGACGGTCCGATCATATCGAGCACAAGCGCCGGGTAGACGCCCAAGATCAGGGTCATCGCAACAAGTGGCGCAACGATCCATTTTTCGCGCGCGCTCATGTCCTTGATGCCCTTCAGGCTTTCCTTGATCAGCTCACCCATCACCACGCGGCGGTACAGCCACAGCGCATAGGCCGCTGAAAAGATCACGCCGGTTGTGGCCACGGCCGCAACCCATGTGTTCACCTGGAATGCAGCAACCAAGGTCAGGAATTCGCCGACGAAGCCGGAAGTGCCGGGCAAGCCGACGTTGGCCATGGTGAAGAACAGGAAAATCAGCGCATAGACCGGCATCCGGTTGACCAAGCCGCCGTAGGCGTCGATCTCGCGGGTGTGCATGCGGTCGTAGATCACGCCAACCGCAAGGAACAGCGCGCCCGAGATAAAGCCGTGGCTGATCATCTGGAAGATCGCACCATCAATGCCCTGCTGGTTCGCTGCAAAAATACCCATGGTCACGAAACCCATGTGGGCGACGGATGAATAGGCGATCAGCTTTTTCATGTCTTCCTGAACAAGCGCCACCAGCGACGTGTAGACAATCGCAATCGCGGACATCCACAAGACCAGCGGTGCCATCACGTCGGATCCGACCGGGAACATCGGCAGCGAGAAACGCAAGAAACCGTAGCCGCCCATTTTCAACAGGATCGCGGCCAGCACCACGGAACCCGCAGTCGGGGCCTGAACGTGCGCATCTGGCAACCAAGTGTGCACAGGCCACATCGGCATTTTCACCGCGAAGCTGGCAAAGAAGGCAAGGAACATCAGCGTCTGCATGCCGCCGACAATCTGGATGCCCAGGACAGAGAAGCTTTCGGAGCCGAACTGGTGGTTCAGCAGGCTGATGTCACAGCCCCCGATACAAGTCGTGCCCGCATCCGAGAACATCGCAACCATTGCCACCAGCATCAGCACGGAGCCGAGGAAGGTATAAAGGAAGAACTTGAAGCTGGCATAAATGCGGTTCGCCCCGCCCCAGATGCCGATGATCAGGAACATCGGGATCAAACCCGCCTCGAAAAAGAGGTAGAACAGGATCAGGTCCAGCGCCATGAACACGCCCAGCATCAGCGTTTCCAGCAGCAGGAATGCGATCATGTATTCCTTGACGCGTTTGTCCACATTCCACGACGCCGCAATCACCAGCGGCATCATAAAGGTGGTCAGCATCACAAACAGCACCGAAATGCCGTCAACGCCAAGGCGGTATTTCAAGCCAAGCAGCCATTCGGCTTCGGTCACAAACTGGAAACCGGTGTCCTGCGGATCGAACTCGAACAGCACAAACAGCGAAATCACAAAGGTCGCCGTTGTGGTGATCAGCGCCAGCCATTTGGCGTTG is part of the Sulfitobacter geojensis genome and harbors:
- the nuoN gene encoding NADH-quinone oxidoreductase subunit NuoN, yielding MITADLNVILPEILLSAFALAGLLVAVYTTKDKVGGLLVWITAAVFVLLAAWIGTTGEGTRVAFNGMFIEDGFARFAKVTILLSAAAVLVMSESYMRTRGLLRFEYPILVALSAVGMMMMVSAGDLMALYMGLELQSLALYVVASLRRDSVRSTEAGLKYFVLGALSSGLLLYGASLVYGYAGTTLFSGIITTAQAGNTSVGMLFGIVFLISGLAFKVSAVPFHMWTPDVYEGSPTPVTAFFATAPKVAAMALFARVMHDAFGNAVSDWSQIVALLSLLSMFLGAVAAIGQTNIKRLMAFSSIAHMGYALMGLAAGTAFGVQAMLVYMAIYVTMNVGTFAFILMMQKDGAPVTDIASLNMYAKAHPGRALSMLVLLFSLAGVPPMLGFFGKLYVLRAAYDAGLAWLAIAGVIASVIGAYYYLRIVFFMYFGEERSEQLDTSSGRILPVFLSVSALIMIFGIINMFGVETAALSAAAALVN
- a CDS encoding NADH-quinone oxidoreductase subunit M, with translation MDTHLLSIITFLPALAAAILAVFLRGDDADAQRNAKWLALITTTATFVISLFVLFEFDPQDTGFQFVTEAEWLLGLKYRLGVDGISVLFVMLTTFMMPLVIAASWNVDKRVKEYMIAFLLLETLMLGVFMALDLILFYLFFEAGLIPMFLIIGIWGGANRIYASFKFFLYTFLGSVLMLVAMVAMFSDAGTTCIGGCDISLLNHQFGSESFSVLGIQIVGGMQTLMFLAFFASFAVKMPMWPVHTWLPDAHVQAPTAGSVVLAAILLKMGGYGFLRFSLPMFPVGSDVMAPLVLWMSAIAIVYTSLVALVQEDMKKLIAYSSVAHMGFVTMGIFAANQQGIDGAIFQMISHGFISGALFLAVGVIYDRMHTREIDAYGGLVNRMPVYALIFLFFTMANVGLPGTSGFVGEFLTLVAAFQVNTWVAAVATTGVIFSAAYALWLYRRVVMGELIKESLKGIKDMSAREKWIVAPLVAMTLILGVYPALVLDMIGPSVTALVENYASAVEAADTTVQSAAASH